A part of Aquibium oceanicum genomic DNA contains:
- a CDS encoding extracellular solute-binding protein — translation MKKLLFALQVALAAIILSPPAAEAEPQHAIAMHGEPALPADFEHFTYADPEAPKGGTIDYAVQGTFDSINPFIIQGSAAQGILDLRFGYNVFDSLMLRSYDEPFTMYPLLAKSVETDDERTFVEFTLDERARFSDGEPVTPEDVLFTLELLRDKGHVRYGTTVKKIAKMEKVGSHGVRLTFAQGDRELPLILALMPILPKHATDAENFDKSTLSPMIGSGPYTISDVRPGERVVLKRNPDYWAKDIPSKRGFDNYDEVRINYFRDENALFEAFKKGLIDVHIENNSGRWASEYDFPAVTSGDVVKETFDSGLPSGMYGFVMNTRRPVFQNKDTRKALTQLFDFEWANQNLFSGVYTRTKSYYDGSELASYGHPASEAENALLAPLPDAVAPKIMAGEWKPPVSDGTGRDRSFLKQGFEALKKAGYEMKDRRMIGPDGKQLAFEIMLKSRGGEELALAWQRTLASLGVAVTLRSVDDAQYQQRLITYDYDMILTSYPSSLSPGVEQVGRWGSIAKDAPGTWNFAGVADPAVDATIDAMLNARERGDFIDAVRALDRTLLSGAYVVPLYHRDEQWLARWKGIAHPDKVPLYGYQLQTWWRQPD, via the coding sequence ATGAAGAAGCTGCTTTTTGCCCTCCAGGTCGCGCTCGCGGCGATCATCCTCTCGCCGCCGGCGGCCGAGGCCGAGCCACAGCACGCCATCGCCATGCATGGCGAGCCGGCGCTGCCTGCGGATTTCGAGCATTTCACCTATGCCGATCCCGAAGCGCCGAAAGGCGGGACGATCGACTACGCCGTTCAGGGCACCTTCGACAGCATCAACCCGTTCATCATCCAGGGCTCGGCGGCGCAGGGCATCCTGGACCTGCGGTTCGGCTACAACGTCTTCGACAGCCTCATGCTGCGATCCTACGACGAGCCGTTCACCATGTATCCGTTGCTCGCCAAGTCGGTCGAGACCGACGACGAGCGGACCTTCGTGGAGTTCACGCTCGACGAGCGGGCACGGTTTTCCGACGGCGAGCCTGTGACGCCGGAGGACGTGCTCTTCACCCTGGAACTTCTGCGCGACAAGGGGCACGTGCGCTACGGCACGACAGTCAAGAAGATCGCGAAGATGGAGAAGGTCGGCTCACATGGCGTGCGCCTCACCTTCGCGCAGGGCGACCGCGAACTGCCGCTGATCCTGGCGCTGATGCCGATCCTGCCGAAGCACGCGACGGACGCGGAAAACTTCGACAAGTCCACGCTGTCGCCGATGATCGGCAGCGGACCCTACACCATCAGCGACGTCCGCCCCGGCGAGCGCGTGGTGCTGAAGCGCAATCCCGACTACTGGGCGAAGGACATCCCCTCCAAGCGCGGCTTTGACAATTACGACGAGGTGCGGATCAACTATTTCCGCGACGAGAACGCCTTGTTCGAGGCGTTCAAGAAGGGCCTGATCGACGTCCACATCGAGAACAACAGCGGGCGCTGGGCCTCCGAATACGATTTTCCGGCCGTCACGTCGGGCGACGTGGTGAAGGAGACTTTCGACAGCGGGCTGCCGTCGGGCATGTACGGCTTCGTCATGAACACGCGGCGCCCGGTGTTCCAGAACAAGGATACGCGCAAGGCGCTCACCCAGCTCTTCGACTTCGAATGGGCGAACCAGAACCTGTTTTCGGGCGTCTACACCCGCACCAAGAGCTACTACGACGGCTCGGAACTCGCCTCCTACGGTCACCCGGCGAGCGAGGCCGAGAACGCGCTGCTGGCCCCCCTCCCCGATGCCGTGGCACCCAAAATCATGGCCGGCGAGTGGAAGCCGCCGGTCTCGGACGGCACCGGCCGCGACCGCTCGTTCCTGAAGCAGGGCTTCGAGGCGCTGAAGAAGGCCGGGTACGAGATGAAGGACCGCAGGATGATCGGTCCTGACGGCAAGCAGCTTGCGTTCGAGATCATGCTGAAGTCGAGGGGCGGCGAGGAACTGGCGCTCGCCTGGCAGCGCACGCTCGCAAGCCTCGGCGTCGCGGTTACGTTGCGCTCGGTCGACGATGCGCAGTACCAGCAGCGGCTGATCACCTACGACTACGACATGATCCTGACGAGCTATCCGTCTTCGCTGTCGCCGGGCGTCGAGCAGGTCGGCCGCTGGGGGAGCATCGCCAAGGACGCGCCCGGCACCTGGAACTTCGCCGGCGTCGCCGATCCCGCCGTGGACGCCACGATCGACGCCATGCTCAATGCCCGCGAGCGGGGCGATTTCATCGATGCGGTGCGCGCGCTCGACCGCACGCTCCTGTCCGGCGCCTACGTGGTTCCGCTCTACCATCGGGACGAGCAGTGGCTGGCGCGCTGGAAAGGCATCGCGCATCCTGACAAGGTGCCGCTCTACGGCTATCAATTGCAGACATGGTGGCGCCAGCCGGACTGA
- a CDS encoding DNA polymerase IV, whose amino-acid sequence MFAAMAPAVNNPLAGFCRDCLARQPGISARRCEACGSPRLARHAELYRLSLAHIDCDAFYAAVEKRDRPELRDKPVIIGGGKRGVVSTACYIARINGVRSAMPMFKALAACPEAVVIKPDMEKYARVGRQVREMMQALTPLVEPISIDEAFLDLAGTEKLHGMPPALVLARFARNLEKEVGISASVGLSYCKFLAKIASDMQKPRGFAVIGEEEAVSFLADKPVTLIWGVGKAFDEVLERDGIRTVGQLQKMERGDLMKRYGTMGERLYHLSRGMDERRVHADHEAKSVSAETTFDTDLASPEDLVPVLRALSEKVSSRLKKAGIAGRTVVLKLKTSDFKIRTRNRQLADPTRLADRIFSTGLELLRKETDGTRYRLIGIGVGDLSDAARADPPDLVDLQSRKRALAEGAIDNLRDKFGRSAVETGYTFGKGRNARPQRDGDS is encoded by the coding sequence ATGTTCGCAGCCATGGCGCCCGCTGTCAACAATCCTCTTGCCGGTTTCTGCCGCGATTGCCTGGCGCGCCAGCCGGGGATTTCCGCGCGCCGATGCGAGGCTTGCGGCAGCCCTCGACTGGCGCGCCACGCAGAGCTCTACCGGCTTTCGCTCGCTCATATCGACTGCGACGCCTTCTATGCCGCGGTGGAAAAGCGGGACCGGCCGGAGCTGCGCGACAAGCCCGTCATCATCGGCGGCGGCAAGCGCGGCGTGGTCTCGACCGCCTGCTACATCGCGCGGATCAACGGGGTGCGGTCGGCAATGCCGATGTTCAAGGCGCTCGCCGCCTGTCCCGAGGCGGTGGTGATCAAGCCGGACATGGAGAAGTACGCAAGGGTCGGACGGCAGGTGCGCGAGATGATGCAGGCGCTGACGCCACTGGTGGAGCCGATCTCGATCGACGAGGCCTTTCTCGACCTCGCCGGCACCGAAAAGCTGCACGGCATGCCGCCCGCGCTGGTGCTCGCCCGCTTCGCGCGCAATCTAGAGAAGGAAGTCGGGATCTCGGCCTCGGTAGGTCTCTCCTACTGTAAGTTCCTCGCCAAGATCGCCTCGGACATGCAGAAGCCGCGCGGCTTTGCCGTCATCGGCGAAGAGGAGGCCGTCTCCTTCCTCGCCGACAAGCCGGTGACGCTGATCTGGGGCGTCGGCAAGGCCTTCGACGAGGTGCTGGAACGCGACGGCATCCGCACGGTCGGGCAGCTCCAGAAGATGGAGCGCGGCGACCTGATGAAGCGCTACGGCACCATGGGCGAGCGGCTCTACCACCTGTCGCGCGGCATGGACGAGCGGCGCGTGCATGCCGACCACGAGGCCAAGAGCGTCTCGGCCGAGACGACCTTCGACACCGACCTCGCCTCGCCGGAGGATCTGGTGCCGGTGCTGCGGGCGCTGTCCGAGAAAGTTTCCTCGCGGCTGAAGAAGGCCGGGATCGCGGGGCGCACGGTGGTGCTGAAGCTGAAGACGAGCGACTTCAAGATACGCACGCGCAACCGGCAGCTCGCCGATCCTACGCGCCTCGCCGACCGGATCTTCTCCACCGGCCTCGAACTCCTGCGCAAGGAGACCGACGGCACCCGTTACCGGCTCATCGGCATTGGCGTCGGCGACCTGTCGGACGCAGCCAGGGCCGATCCGCCGGACCTCGTCGACCTGCAATCGCGCAAGCGCGCACTGGCCGAAGGCGCGATCGACAATCTGCGCGACAAGTTCGGCCGGAGCGCGGTCGAAACCGGCTACACCTTCGGCAAGGGCCGCAACGCGCGACCGCAGCGCGACGGCGATTCCTGA
- a CDS encoding adenylate/guanylate cyclase domain-containing protein, with the protein MRLNLRAKMLIFTAVIAALPLIVAGQSVIRVARDELKSAANEQLAVTVNKVTDEFNDFLEFTLFTPLDLIRNALGGDKLGFEEKIVVLKQGIADLPDVVSLQVNVEGLPRPIVVVQESFFKKLQQHFASPLDVLRVDADALPAGSDSRTATQVAYLAGTGDWLATLSLPIPGGIQDRSATLYARISLARLKNVVANDPFAKTGSIRVVDREGRIVFSSEDGVYDHASVLAKAQEMLAAETATIAVEPFELGDGSISLGAIAVARAFPWAIMAEKAEADAYRPVTDMIRSLAQWLAIGLAAALAGATLFALGISRPILRIGEAASEIARGNLDIRVRNVRTRDEIGDLANRFNDMIVQLNERFELQKFVSLGTMKAIQGSDARTVSLGGERRSVAILFADIRGYTAFSESREPEEVVTVLNQYFQRLADIVTAHGGDIDKFVGDQIMAVFAGTKMSKHAVECAIDMMKAMEAMAEDTAADLKIGIGINAGEVVVGAMGSSHRKDFTVLGDHVNLAARLCSAAHPAQTLVSRNVQDDLPEKLKKAARDLPPISVKGKKAPIEIFAFNAPVPQPA; encoded by the coding sequence ATGCGCCTAAATCTCAGGGCCAAGATGCTCATCTTCACGGCGGTCATCGCCGCGCTGCCGCTGATCGTCGCCGGCCAGTCGGTGATCAGGGTCGCCCGCGACGAGTTGAAGAGCGCCGCCAACGAGCAGCTGGCCGTGACGGTCAACAAGGTCACGGACGAGTTCAACGATTTCCTCGAGTTCACGCTCTTCACGCCGCTCGACCTGATCCGCAACGCGCTCGGCGGCGACAAGCTGGGTTTCGAGGAAAAGATCGTGGTCCTGAAGCAGGGCATCGCCGATCTTCCCGACGTCGTGTCGCTGCAGGTCAACGTGGAGGGGCTGCCCCGGCCGATCGTGGTGGTCCAGGAGAGCTTCTTCAAGAAGCTGCAGCAGCACTTCGCCTCGCCGCTCGACGTCCTGCGCGTCGATGCGGACGCGCTGCCGGCCGGCTCGGATTCACGCACGGCCACCCAGGTGGCCTATCTCGCAGGGACCGGCGATTGGCTCGCCACACTCAGCCTGCCCATCCCCGGCGGCATCCAGGATCGCAGCGCGACACTCTATGCGCGCATCAGCCTTGCGCGGTTGAAGAACGTCGTCGCCAACGATCCCTTCGCCAAGACCGGATCGATTCGGGTCGTCGACCGGGAGGGGCGGATCGTCTTTTCCAGCGAGGACGGCGTCTACGATCATGCGAGCGTGCTGGCCAAGGCGCAGGAGATGCTGGCGGCTGAGACCGCGACGATCGCAGTGGAACCTTTCGAACTGGGCGACGGCTCCATCTCGCTCGGCGCGATCGCGGTGGCGCGCGCGTTTCCATGGGCGATCATGGCCGAAAAGGCGGAAGCGGATGCCTACCGGCCGGTGACGGACATGATCCGCAGCCTGGCGCAGTGGCTGGCGATCGGGCTCGCCGCGGCGCTCGCCGGCGCCACCTTGTTCGCGCTGGGCATTTCGCGGCCGATCCTGCGGATCGGAGAGGCGGCGTCCGAGATCGCCAGGGGCAATCTCGACATCCGCGTTCGCAACGTGCGGACGCGCGACGAGATCGGCGACCTAGCAAACCGCTTCAACGACATGATCGTGCAGCTCAACGAGCGCTTCGAGTTGCAGAAATTTGTCTCGCTCGGCACGATGAAGGCGATCCAGGGCAGCGACGCACGCACCGTCTCGCTCGGCGGCGAGCGGAGAAGCGTCGCCATCCTCTTCGCCGACATTCGCGGCTACACGGCGTTTTCCGAGAGCCGGGAACCGGAGGAGGTCGTCACCGTGCTCAACCAGTATTTCCAGCGGCTGGCCGACATCGTGACGGCGCATGGCGGCGACATCGACAAGTTCGTTGGCGACCAGATCATGGCCGTGTTCGCGGGAACCAAGATGTCCAAGCACGCCGTGGAATGCGCCATCGACATGATGAAGGCCATGGAAGCGATGGCCGAGGACACGGCCGCCGACCTGAAGATCGGCATCGGCATCAATGCCGGAGAGGTGGTGGTGGGGGCGATGGGCAGCAGCCACCGCAAGGACTTCACAGTGCTGGGCGACCACGTGAACCTGGCGGCGCGGCTCTGTTCGGCGGCGCACCCGGCGCAGACGCTGGTCTCGCGAAATGTGCAGGACGACCTGCCCGAAAAACTGAAAAAGGCGGCAAGAGACCTGCCGCCCATTTCCGTGAAAGGCAAGAAGGCGCCGATCGAGATCTTCGCCTTCAACGCGCCTGTGCCGCAGCCGGCATGA
- a CDS encoding GNAT family N-acetyltransferase: MSVVESRSPVVRPLTPELWPALEELFGPQGACYGCWCTHFRLPPAKRRENNRESNKAHLMNRVEAGPPPGLLAFDGDRALGWMQIGPRADVPEWNNAGRVSAPLDPSEISDPGAWAISCFFVRSKARGQGLSHRLVSEGIRYARDNGARVLDACPMDQSKSSRSIGLFVGSTRVFEKAGFEKVAGRKPGRPLMRLVL, encoded by the coding sequence ATGTCCGTTGTTGAAAGCCGCTCGCCGGTCGTGCGGCCGCTGACGCCCGAGCTGTGGCCGGCGCTCGAAGAGCTGTTCGGGCCGCAGGGTGCCTGCTACGGCTGCTGGTGCACCCACTTCCGCCTGCCGCCCGCGAAGCGGCGCGAGAACAATCGCGAATCCAACAAGGCGCATCTGATGAACCGGGTCGAGGCCGGACCGCCACCGGGCCTCCTCGCCTTCGATGGCGACCGCGCGCTCGGCTGGATGCAGATCGGCCCGCGCGCCGACGTGCCCGAGTGGAACAATGCCGGCCGCGTATCGGCGCCGCTCGACCCCTCAGAGATATCCGACCCCGGCGCGTGGGCGATCTCGTGCTTCTTCGTCCGGTCGAAAGCGCGCGGGCAGGGGCTGAGCCACCGACTGGTTTCCGAAGGCATCCGCTATGCCCGCGACAACGGCGCGCGGGTCCTCGACGCCTGCCCAATGGACCAGTCGAAGAGCTCACGCTCCATCGGCCTTTTCGTCGGTTCCACGCGCGTGTTCGAGAAGGCCGGGTTCGAGAAGGTCGCCGGCCGCAAGCCCGGCCGTCCGCTGATGCGACTGGTCCTGTAG
- a CDS encoding invasion associated locus B family protein: MQVKANNIARSLILAAAGTGFVAASIVPVSAQQQQAPQPPRGWFKACSKQEDIDICNVQNVVLADSGQLITGVSLIEIKGKVNRKVFQVTVPTGRMMQPGIGMQVDGGKAQKVDYAVCFPDRCVAEVPLTDGLVGSFKKGTELTLTSVNFQNQPNPIKVSLQGFTDAFDGAPLQQADIEDRQKKLQEFVSKNNEDFAKKLKEEQEKAKAAAN, from the coding sequence ATGCAAGTTAAAGCCAACAACATCGCGCGCAGTCTGATCCTGGCCGCCGCCGGAACCGGCTTCGTGGCCGCCAGCATTGTTCCCGTGAGCGCCCAGCAGCAACAGGCCCCGCAGCCGCCGCGCGGCTGGTTCAAGGCATGCTCCAAGCAGGAAGACATCGACATCTGCAACGTGCAGAACGTCGTCCTGGCCGATTCCGGTCAGCTCATCACCGGCGTCAGCCTCATCGAGATCAAGGGCAAGGTGAACCGCAAGGTCTTCCAGGTCACCGTCCCGACCGGACGCATGATGCAGCCCGGCATCGGCATGCAGGTCGACGGCGGAAAGGCGCAGAAGGTCGACTATGCGGTCTGCTTCCCGGATCGCTGCGTTGCAGAGGTGCCGCTGACGGACGGGCTCGTCGGCAGCTTCAAGAAGGGCACAGAACTCACGCTCACCTCGGTGAACTTCCAGAACCAGCCGAACCCGATCAAGGTTTCCCTTCAGGGCTTCACGGATGCCTTCGACGGCGCCCCGCTCCAGCAGGCGGACATCGAGGATCGGCAGAAGAAGCTTCAGGAGTTCGTCAGCAAGAACAACGAAGACTTCGCCAAGAAGCTGAAGGAAGAGCAGGAAAAGGCCAAGGCGGCCGCCAACTGA
- a CDS encoding DsbA family oxidoreductase has product MDNRTGVSVDVISDVVCPWCFVGQKRLDRALEMVDGVEVDVRWRPYQLDPSIPPGGLERKSYMLAKFGSEDRLRQMHTSLKETGAQEGIAFALDAIEVSPNTLDAHRVLRWAGSAGPGVQDRLARRLFELYFQEGQNIGDASVLIDAAREAGMDTAVVETLLPTDADREAVQEEIATAARMGVRGVPCFLIEGKYAVMGAQDPGVLADAIRQVAELKARGELEAAS; this is encoded by the coding sequence ATGGACAACCGGACCGGAGTGAGCGTGGACGTCATCTCCGACGTCGTGTGCCCCTGGTGTTTCGTGGGACAGAAGCGTCTCGACCGCGCACTGGAGATGGTCGATGGCGTGGAGGTGGACGTCCGCTGGCGGCCCTACCAGCTCGATCCGTCGATCCCGCCCGGAGGGCTCGAACGCAAGAGTTATATGCTGGCGAAGTTCGGCAGCGAGGATCGACTGCGGCAGATGCATACGAGCCTCAAGGAGACCGGGGCGCAGGAGGGCATCGCCTTCGCGCTGGACGCTATCGAGGTCTCGCCGAACACGCTCGACGCCCACCGCGTGCTGCGCTGGGCAGGATCGGCGGGTCCCGGCGTGCAGGACCGCCTGGCCCGGCGCCTGTTCGAGCTCTACTTCCAGGAAGGCCAAAACATCGGCGACGCATCGGTGCTCATCGATGCGGCGCGCGAGGCCGGCATGGATACGGCGGTGGTAGAGACGCTGCTGCCGACCGATGCCGACCGCGAAGCCGTGCAGGAGGAGATCGCGACCGCGGCCCGCATGGGCGTGCGCGGGGTGCCCTGCTTCCTCATCGAGGGCAAGTATGCCGTGATGGGCGCGCAGGACCCGGGCGTGCTCGCCGACGCGATCCGCCAGGTGGCGGAGCTGAAAGCCAGAGGCGAATTGGAGGCGGCGTCCTGA